Proteins from a single region of Primulina tabacum isolate GXHZ01 chromosome 5, ASM2559414v2, whole genome shotgun sequence:
- the LOC142546162 gene encoding putative cytochrome c oxidase subunit 6b-like, translated as MSTASVMEPHDKMRARDVNKVTRGEQAPSPPQQSPPVSRAPPPSSTNPKVMNKSDASQALSEVETASSQMRRCYDSFFDYHKCVKEKGSEAEECKKVADYYKSMCPEWIHQWSIKEN; from the exons ATGTCGACAGCATCAGTTATGGAGCCTCACGACAAGATGAGGGCCCGAGATGTGAACAAGGTGACGAGAGGCGAGCAGGCTCCCAGCCCGCCGCAGCAATCTCCTCCTGTGTCTCGCGCTCCGCCGCCTTCCTCCACCAACCCTAAG GTGATGAACAAGAGCGACGCATCGCAGGCCCTATCCGAGGTAGAAACAGCATCCTCTCAAATGCGCCGCTGCTACGACAGCTTCTTCGACTATCACAA gtGCGTCAAAGAAAAAGGATCAGAAGCAGAAGAATGCAAGAAGGTTGCTGACTACTACAAATCAATGTGTCCCGAATGG ATTCATCAGTGGAGCATCAAGGAGAATTAA